One genomic segment of Catalinimonas alkaloidigena includes these proteins:
- the rfbC gene encoding dTDP-4-dehydrorhamnose 3,5-epimerase, which translates to MHLETTNIEGLVEIIPDVFGDERGYFLETYHIEKFKSLGLDYKFLQANQSFSVKGVLRGLHFQNAPYQQGKLVRVVSGKVLDVAVDLRPDSPTYGQHKTFVLDGKRSNMVYVPEGFAHGFVTLEDAVFTYQCTNVYHKASESGIIWNDPDLQIDWEFEKYGISEPIVSEKDLALPSFKEIARK; encoded by the coding sequence ATGCATTTAGAGACAACAAATATTGAAGGGCTGGTTGAGATTATTCCAGATGTTTTTGGTGACGAGCGAGGCTATTTCCTGGAAACTTACCATATTGAAAAATTTAAATCATTAGGACTGGATTATAAATTCTTACAGGCAAATCAGTCTTTTTCTGTGAAAGGAGTGCTTAGGGGGCTTCATTTCCAAAACGCTCCTTATCAGCAAGGTAAGCTGGTAAGAGTGGTTAGCGGCAAGGTTTTGGACGTTGCGGTGGATTTACGTCCTGACTCCCCTACCTACGGACAGCATAAGACCTTTGTGCTTGATGGTAAGCGTAGTAATATGGTATATGTGCCTGAAGGGTTTGCGCATGGTTTTGTAACCTTGGAAGACGCGGTATTTACTTATCAGTGCACTAATGTATACCACAAAGCTTCTGAATCGGGTATCATCTGGAATGACCCTGACCTTCAGATTGACTGGGAGTTTGAAAAATATGGTATTAGCGAACCTATTGTATCAGAAAAGGATTTAGCTTTACCATCATTTAAAGAAATTGCCCGTAAGTAA
- a CDS encoding polysaccharide biosynthesis/export family protein — translation MIQTLIGLSKYLLFFLCVAGVLSSCGIYKNRILFRTETELVPENVLLAVEDAKKNYTLQENDYIEVEVYTNEGELIIDPNNEIRRELNSGAGNQQFRQQQERPQFLLREGGMVKLPLIGDVDLAGLTLYEADSLLETEYSAYYEEAFVITRYVNKRVVVLGSTGGKVIPLQNENTNLIEILALAGGVGTQSRVDKIRLIRGDLNDPEVRIINLSTIEGMTDASLKVLPNDIIYVQPVQRVTSEAVRDISPILSLITSTLTLIVLINNFSNN, via the coding sequence TTGATTCAAACTCTAATAGGACTCAGTAAATACCTTTTGTTTTTCCTGTGCGTGGCAGGGGTGCTCAGCAGTTGTGGGATTTATAAAAATAGAATTCTTTTTCGCACAGAGACCGAACTGGTGCCTGAAAATGTCCTTCTGGCTGTCGAAGATGCAAAGAAGAATTATACGCTACAGGAAAACGACTACATTGAAGTGGAGGTTTATACGAATGAGGGTGAACTGATTATTGATCCTAATAATGAAATCAGGCGCGAACTGAATTCGGGAGCAGGAAACCAACAATTCAGGCAACAACAAGAAAGGCCACAGTTTCTCCTAAGAGAAGGCGGAATGGTGAAATTACCTTTAATCGGGGATGTTGACCTGGCAGGTTTGACGCTCTATGAAGCCGACAGCTTATTAGAAACAGAATACTCTGCCTATTATGAGGAGGCTTTTGTGATTACTCGCTATGTCAATAAAAGAGTAGTGGTATTGGGCTCTACCGGGGGCAAAGTAATTCCGTTGCAGAACGAAAACACTAATTTGATTGAAATATTAGCACTTGCAGGGGGAGTCGGAACACAATCCAGAGTAGACAAAATTCGTTTGATCAGAGGTGATCTGAACGATCCTGAAGTAAGAATCATTAACTTATCAACCATAGAAGGAATGACAGATGCTTCTCTGAAAGTGTTACCTAACGATATCATTTATGTACAACCGGTACAGCGGGTGACCAGTGAAGCAGTGAGAGATATTTCTCCGATTTTGAGTTTGATTACCAGTACTTTGACACTGATAGTGCTGATAAATAACTTTAGTAATAATTGA
- a CDS encoding NAD-dependent succinate-semialdehyde dehydrogenase, with protein sequence MSIQSINPLTNKVLKEFEAHTDAQIEEILQTADSTYRKWRKFSFEERSKLMHKAANVLRSNKNKYAQIMTDEMGKTKKEAVAEVDKCALCCDYYANNAARFLADEPLEIDQGEAYIAYDPIGTVLAIMPWNFPYWQVIRFAVPTLMAGNVGILKHASNVPQCALALEEVFREAGFPQGCFQSLLIPSKKVDNLLADKRIKAATLTGSEGAGSKVAAKAGKELKKTVLELGGSDPFIVLADADIDKAASTAAKARMLNCGQSCIAAKRFIVVQEVYEQFIKKFKQQMSSLKQGDPNADGVDYGPMAREDLAEELLEQTQKSIDKGAEVLLGGDRPDKEGAFFNATILANVKPGMPAYEEELFGPVASVFKVKDEEEAILIANDSPYGLGGCVWTQDIEKGKNFVRQVESGAVYINKMTASHPALPFGGVKMSGYGRELSHLGIREFVNQKTVWMEK encoded by the coding sequence ATGTCAATACAAAGTATCAATCCTCTTACTAATAAAGTGCTCAAGGAATTTGAAGCACATACCGACGCACAGATAGAAGAAATACTACAGACTGCTGACAGTACCTATCGTAAATGGCGAAAGTTTAGCTTTGAAGAAAGAAGTAAACTAATGCACAAAGCGGCCAATGTGCTGCGCTCTAATAAAAACAAGTATGCCCAGATCATGACGGATGAAATGGGAAAAACAAAAAAAGAAGCCGTCGCCGAAGTTGACAAGTGCGCGCTGTGCTGCGATTACTATGCTAACAATGCGGCCCGGTTTCTGGCGGATGAACCTTTGGAAATTGATCAGGGGGAAGCTTATATCGCTTACGACCCTATCGGTACCGTGCTGGCCATTATGCCCTGGAATTTTCCTTACTGGCAGGTCATCCGCTTTGCCGTTCCTACCCTGATGGCAGGCAATGTAGGCATACTAAAACATGCTTCTAACGTTCCACAATGCGCATTAGCGCTGGAAGAAGTCTTCCGTGAAGCAGGCTTCCCCCAGGGCTGTTTTCAGTCACTGCTGATCCCTAGCAAAAAAGTGGACAATTTACTGGCTGACAAGCGCATCAAAGCGGCTACGCTGACGGGTAGCGAAGGTGCCGGTAGCAAGGTTGCTGCCAAAGCAGGTAAGGAACTCAAGAAAACTGTACTGGAACTGGGAGGTAGTGATCCGTTTATCGTGCTGGCTGATGCAGATATTGATAAAGCTGCTAGCACTGCTGCCAAAGCCCGTATGCTCAACTGCGGACAAAGCTGTATCGCTGCCAAACGCTTTATTGTGGTGCAGGAAGTCTATGAGCAGTTCATCAAAAAGTTCAAGCAGCAGATGTCATCTCTGAAGCAGGGTGACCCTAATGCAGATGGTGTGGATTATGGTCCAATGGCCAGAGAAGATCTGGCTGAAGAATTGTTAGAGCAGACCCAAAAATCAATTGACAAAGGAGCGGAAGTACTATTGGGAGGTGACAGACCGGATAAGGAGGGCGCTTTTTTTAATGCTACAATTTTGGCCAATGTAAAACCAGGCATGCCTGCTTATGAAGAAGAGCTGTTTGGCCCGGTAGCTTCGGTATTTAAAGTAAAAGATGAGGAGGAAGCCATACTCATTGCCAATGATTCTCCTTATGGGCTGGGCGGCTGTGTATGGACGCAGGACATTGAGAAAGGGAAAAATTTTGTAAGGCAGGTAGAATCCGGAGCGGTATACATCAACAAAATGACTGCTTCTCACCCTGCACTGCCTTTTGGCGGAGTCAAGATGTCGGGCTACGGCAGAGAGCTATCCCATTTGGGCATACGTGAGTTTGTGAACCAGAAGACCGTATGGATGGAGAAATGA
- the kdsB gene encoding 3-deoxy-manno-octulosonate cytidylyltransferase: protein MKILGIIPARLASTRFPTKALVDIKGKSMVQRTFEQASAAKKLEKVIVATDHEDIYQHVKEFGGEAVMTSEEHPSGTDRCREALDKQASEFDYVINIQGDEPFIHPDTIDELASLLDGETQLATLVNEVKEAPLLFNPSIMKVIFNKNNDAIYFSRECIPYLRGFDKSEWLKHHTYYKHVCIYAYRADILREVTQLPLSSLEKAESLEQLRWLENGYPIKIGITEHESISIDTPQDLERALDVMGLT from the coding sequence TTGAAGATACTAGGCATTATTCCGGCCCGATTGGCCTCTACTCGTTTTCCTACTAAAGCATTAGTAGATATCAAAGGGAAAAGCATGGTGCAGCGGACCTTTGAGCAGGCTTCAGCAGCTAAAAAACTGGAGAAAGTAATTGTCGCTACCGATCATGAAGATATTTATCAACATGTAAAAGAGTTTGGTGGTGAAGCTGTAATGACTTCTGAAGAGCACCCTTCAGGTACTGACCGCTGTCGCGAAGCTTTGGACAAACAGGCAAGTGAATTTGATTATGTAATCAATATACAGGGTGATGAGCCCTTTATCCACCCTGATACCATTGATGAGTTAGCAAGCCTGCTGGATGGTGAAACACAACTGGCTACGCTGGTTAATGAGGTTAAAGAAGCTCCGCTGCTCTTTAACCCCAGTATCATGAAGGTGATCTTCAACAAAAACAATGATGCCATTTATTTTAGCCGGGAGTGTATCCCCTACCTAAGAGGTTTTGATAAAAGCGAATGGCTGAAGCATCATACCTATTACAAACATGTCTGCATTTACGCTTATCGAGCAGATATTTTGCGCGAAGTTACCCAGCTTCCTCTCTCCAGCCTGGAGAAAGCCGAATCGCTGGAGCAATTGCGATGGTTAGAAAATGGCTATCCCATCAAGATAGGGATTACCGAACACGAAAGTATCAGTATAGATACGCCACAGGACCTGGAAAGAGCATTGGATGTGATGGGCTTAACATAA
- the hemE gene encoding uroporphyrinogen decarboxylase: MQLKNDLLLRTIRGEKTERTPVWLMRQAGRILPEYRAVREKMKGFVELVKDPERAAEVTIQPVDLLGVDAAIIFSDILVIPEAMGLPYEMVEKKGPYFPKTVNSASDINQLKVADISGDLAYTPEAIKVTKRELNGRVPIIGFAGAPWTIFAYMVEGAGSKTFSKPRAMLYKEPELAHRLLQMITDSTIAYLKAQIEAGADLVQVFDSWAGILSTKQYADFSLYYISRICDAITEVPVTVFAKGAFTSMPAMPRLSCETIGLDWNVDIPQMRSLFGETKVLQGNLDPATLYADYSVIEQETKRMLEAFGPYRHIANLGHGVYPDINPEKVKRFIEVVKEYSAEMRTLA, encoded by the coding sequence ATGCAATTAAAGAACGACTTATTACTCAGAACAATTCGGGGAGAGAAAACGGAGCGAACGCCAGTGTGGCTGATGCGGCAGGCAGGCAGAATACTGCCGGAATACAGAGCGGTTAGAGAAAAGATGAAGGGATTTGTAGAGCTGGTCAAAGATCCTGAGCGGGCCGCGGAGGTGACTATTCAACCGGTAGATCTTTTGGGGGTAGACGCTGCCATTATTTTCTCTGACATATTGGTCATTCCTGAGGCTATGGGCCTTCCTTATGAAATGGTGGAGAAAAAAGGTCCCTATTTTCCCAAAACTGTAAATTCAGCTTCGGATATTAACCAATTAAAAGTAGCTGATATTTCCGGCGACCTTGCCTACACCCCGGAAGCCATCAAAGTTACCAAGCGTGAGCTAAATGGCAGGGTACCCATCATTGGCTTTGCCGGAGCACCCTGGACCATCTTTGCCTATATGGTGGAAGGCGCAGGCAGTAAGACTTTTTCAAAACCTCGTGCCATGCTGTACAAAGAGCCGGAACTGGCGCATCGCCTTTTACAAATGATTACCGATAGTACCATTGCCTACCTTAAAGCCCAGATTGAAGCAGGTGCTGATCTGGTACAGGTGTTTGATTCCTGGGCAGGTATACTTTCTACAAAGCAATATGCTGACTTTTCACTATATTATATCTCCAGGATTTGTGACGCGATTACAGAAGTGCCGGTAACGGTATTTGCCAAAGGAGCATTTACCAGTATGCCTGCGATGCCCAGGCTATCTTGTGAGACCATAGGGCTGGACTGGAATGTGGATATACCACAAATGCGTTCTCTTTTTGGCGAAACAAAAGTGTTACAGGGTAATCTCGATCCGGCTACGCTCTATGCGGATTACTCAGTAATTGAGCAAGAAACAAAGAGGATGCTGGAAGCTTTTGGTCCTTATCGTCATATCGCAAACCTGGGACATGGGGTATATCCTGATATCAATCCTGAAAAGGTGAAACGCTTTATAGAGGTAGTAAAAGAGTACAGCGCAGAAATGCGAACCCTGGCATAA
- a CDS encoding glycosyltransferase family 4 protein, whose protein sequence is MKIAVVLNTSWNVYNFRLGLINALREDGHEVVILAPHDKYSDRLENLGYQFYPVRMDSRGVNPIKDAGLVVELYKLYKQISPDVILHYTVKPNVYGSLAARAAGIPMINNVCGLGTVFLKKSWVSIVAKTLYKVAFRFPHKVFFQNHDDFQLFVREHLIKSNIADTVPGSGIDLKKFEPTVSPEDVHEKKFTFLVISRLIYDKGIIEYVEAIKKLKAKGVDAEFQILGAKDPVHKRGIPLNIVDRWIKEGLFDYLGTTDDVKAKIEMADCVVLPSYREGLPRTLLEAASLGKPIITTNTAGCKHVVDDNENGFLCEVRSSDDLAEKMLKMLGLSQIERKKMGEKGRVKVKTQFDETIVISKYQEVINHLAVTQGKKLIA, encoded by the coding sequence ATGAAGATAGCCGTTGTACTCAATACTTCCTGGAATGTATATAACTTCCGATTAGGGCTTATCAATGCATTGCGGGAAGACGGGCACGAAGTAGTCATTCTCGCACCTCACGATAAGTACAGTGATCGTCTTGAAAACCTGGGATATCAGTTCTATCCTGTCAGAATGGATAGTCGGGGAGTAAATCCAATCAAAGATGCTGGTTTAGTGGTAGAGTTATACAAATTGTATAAGCAAATCTCTCCTGATGTAATTTTACACTATACTGTAAAGCCAAACGTTTATGGAAGTTTGGCAGCCCGTGCAGCAGGCATACCCATGATTAATAACGTATGTGGTTTAGGGACCGTATTTCTGAAAAAAAGCTGGGTGTCCATTGTTGCCAAAACTTTATACAAAGTGGCTTTTCGTTTTCCTCATAAAGTTTTTTTTCAAAACCACGATGATTTTCAGCTCTTCGTAAGAGAGCATTTGATCAAAAGTAATATTGCGGATACAGTTCCTGGTTCCGGCATAGATTTAAAGAAATTTGAACCTACGGTCTCGCCGGAAGATGTTCATGAAAAGAAGTTTACGTTTCTTGTAATTTCAAGGCTGATTTACGATAAAGGAATAATTGAATATGTTGAGGCAATCAAAAAGTTAAAGGCAAAAGGTGTTGATGCCGAATTTCAGATTTTAGGTGCCAAAGATCCGGTCCACAAAAGGGGAATTCCATTGAATATTGTAGACCGTTGGATAAAAGAAGGGCTGTTTGACTATCTTGGCACTACAGATGATGTTAAAGCTAAGATTGAAATGGCAGATTGTGTTGTGCTTCCTTCCTATAGAGAAGGACTTCCCAGAACTTTGTTGGAAGCCGCAAGTCTGGGCAAGCCTATTATTACCACAAATACCGCAGGCTGTAAGCATGTAGTAGATGATAATGAAAATGGTTTTTTGTGTGAGGTTCGCTCATCCGATGACCTGGCAGAAAAAATGCTGAAAATGCTGGGCTTAAGTCAAATTGAAAGAAAAAAAATGGGGGAGAAAGGAAGAGTGAAAGTAAAAACTCAGTTTGATGAAACTATAGTGATCAGTAAATATCAGGAGGTTATCAATCATCTTGCGGTAACTCAAGGTAAAAAGCTGATTGCTTAA
- a CDS encoding DinB family protein, whose translation MMKEIANTLKARKNFMMILDAVDEKGLNHIPQGFNNNIIWNFGHMIATQQILCYKLSGLDMHVDKAVIEAYRKGTKPEGMVTGDEIKRLREFAVTTIDQLQKDFDEQRFQEYHEYTTSFGVTLTDIHEGIHFNAMHEALHLGYAMALRRVIMKEMKPIH comes from the coding sequence ATGATGAAAGAAATAGCAAATACTCTCAAGGCCAGAAAGAACTTTATGATGATACTGGACGCAGTAGATGAAAAAGGCCTTAACCATATCCCTCAGGGCTTTAACAATAATATCATCTGGAATTTTGGACATATGATCGCTACGCAACAAATTCTATGTTATAAACTTTCCGGGTTAGATATGCACGTAGATAAGGCGGTGATAGAAGCTTACAGAAAAGGCACCAAACCTGAAGGTATGGTGACGGGGGATGAAATAAAAAGACTAAGGGAGTTCGCGGTCACTACCATAGATCAGCTTCAAAAAGATTTTGACGAGCAGCGCTTTCAGGAGTATCATGAGTACACTACCAGTTTTGGCGTTACTTTGACAGATATTCATGAGGGCATTCACTTCAACGCCATGCACGAAGCTCTGCACCTGGGCTATGCAATGGCTTTAAGAAGGGTAATCATGAAAGAAATGAAACCAATACATTAG
- a CDS encoding polysaccharide biosynthesis tyrosine autokinase has protein sequence MRNDQYEIEETDAGNSAFEGLDLSKIFFTIKKNIVWVLLIILSTNILAYLYIRYTRPVYESTSILRLDIKSDANILGFGNLNQNLDNLAGEIELLKSNLFFSKVVEAVDMDISYYAYGRVLFQERYDNSPFRVEYKLKDRSFYDKPIDIEILNDEQFILSYPMGGERFSRAYEFGEEIEHPSYRFVVTLTEHFRQELKGTAYYFTINSDQAMVNYLSSNMIVEPVNFKANTIKVGFQGYDKQKIRDLVTVIDSVYLEYTKEKKNQATEQKLHFLDEQLEAIEERLSKYESYFENFTIDNKTNNLQSEIGKAIVKMEELDARKFQIQNTLESIEKLRQKVENEELVLTEPTSFVSYPEDILTYVQQLNALLNDKELTLASYKESSIAVKLKDQKIDLIKKDILGLIQTYDTQLHLQLEEIEEKKKEIENEFVQLPSKGTQYGKNERYYNLYESIFLSLIQKKNELEIAKAGTVTDFVVLLPATMPASPVAPQKLTILGIGAVSGIILSLMFLALGYVLNDKISSQSELEKLTQASILGTIPLNSGKKNVASEGLVVSKMPKSAISEAFRSVRTNMQFMGLRNEKKVISVTSTVGAEGKTFVACNLGNVIALSGQKVLIVDLDLRKPKVHRVFSVKNGEKGVSTHLIGKYALDECITKIEEGRLDIISAGAIPPNPSELIVSQAFEQMLQQLKERYDVIILDSPPVGLVTDGVLVMEKADIPLYVFRADYSRRNFVRTFKKLHNTKKFSKLAIILNGLSSTGDRSYTYSRYGYGYFSEEEEEKGFLKKVQSFFTRQKA, from the coding sequence ATGAGAAATGATCAGTATGAAATAGAGGAGACGGATGCTGGAAACAGTGCTTTTGAAGGACTTGACCTGAGCAAAATATTCTTTACAATAAAGAAAAATATTGTTTGGGTACTGTTGATCATACTTTCTACCAATATACTCGCTTACCTCTATATAAGATATACTCGTCCGGTTTATGAGTCTACCTCTATCCTTAGGCTCGATATCAAAAGCGATGCGAATATTCTGGGATTTGGCAACCTGAATCAAAATCTGGATAATCTTGCTGGAGAAATCGAGCTACTTAAGTCTAACCTGTTTTTTAGCAAAGTAGTAGAGGCGGTAGATATGGACATCAGTTACTATGCTTATGGCAGAGTGCTGTTTCAGGAGCGATATGATAATTCACCTTTTAGAGTTGAGTATAAACTCAAAGACCGCTCATTTTATGACAAACCCATTGACATTGAAATCCTAAACGATGAGCAGTTTATTCTTTCTTATCCCATGGGGGGAGAAAGGTTTTCTCGCGCCTATGAGTTTGGCGAAGAAATAGAGCACCCCTCTTATCGCTTTGTGGTAACGCTTACTGAGCACTTTCGTCAGGAGCTTAAGGGTACCGCTTACTATTTCACCATCAATAGTGATCAGGCCATGGTCAATTATTTATCCAGCAATATGATCGTAGAGCCTGTCAATTTCAAGGCAAACACCATCAAGGTAGGCTTTCAGGGATATGATAAGCAGAAAATAAGGGATCTGGTCACAGTAATAGACTCTGTCTATCTGGAGTATACCAAAGAGAAGAAGAACCAGGCTACCGAACAGAAGCTACACTTCCTGGATGAGCAGTTGGAAGCAATAGAAGAGCGTCTTTCTAAATATGAGAGCTACTTTGAAAACTTTACAATTGACAATAAAACGAATAATCTTCAGTCTGAGATAGGAAAGGCTATAGTGAAAATGGAAGAGCTGGACGCAAGAAAGTTTCAGATCCAGAACACATTAGAATCTATTGAAAAGTTACGTCAAAAAGTAGAGAATGAAGAATTGGTACTCACTGAGCCTACCAGCTTTGTTAGCTATCCGGAGGATATTTTAACATATGTACAACAACTCAACGCGCTGCTCAATGATAAAGAATTGACTTTAGCTTCCTATAAAGAGTCTTCTATTGCCGTGAAGCTGAAAGACCAGAAAATTGACCTTATCAAAAAGGACATTCTTGGCCTTATACAAACCTATGATACGCAGCTCCATTTGCAGTTGGAGGAAATTGAAGAAAAGAAAAAAGAAATTGAAAACGAGTTTGTGCAACTGCCATCTAAAGGAACGCAGTATGGTAAGAATGAGCGTTATTACAATTTATACGAAAGTATTTTTCTTTCACTGATTCAGAAGAAGAATGAGCTGGAAATCGCCAAGGCAGGTACTGTTACTGATTTTGTGGTATTGCTACCTGCCACGATGCCAGCTAGCCCGGTAGCGCCCCAGAAACTTACTATCCTTGGGATAGGAGCGGTAAGCGGTATTATCCTTAGCCTGATGTTCTTAGCGCTGGGTTATGTGCTGAATGATAAGATTAGCAGCCAAAGTGAATTGGAAAAACTCACCCAGGCTTCAATCCTTGGTACCATCCCCTTAAACAGTGGTAAGAAAAATGTCGCTTCGGAGGGGCTGGTAGTGAGCAAAATGCCTAAGTCCGCTATCAGTGAAGCTTTCCGTTCGGTGCGTACCAATATGCAGTTTATGGGGCTAAGAAATGAAAAGAAAGTCATTTCTGTAACCTCAACAGTGGGAGCCGAAGGGAAAACATTTGTGGCCTGTAATCTGGGCAATGTGATCGCTTTGTCGGGCCAGAAAGTGCTCATTGTGGACTTAGATCTTCGTAAGCCTAAAGTCCATAGAGTATTCTCTGTTAAAAATGGAGAAAAAGGGGTAAGCACCCATTTGATTGGTAAATATGCGCTGGATGAGTGCATAACCAAAATTGAGGAAGGACGTTTAGATATTATTTCTGCAGGAGCAATTCCCCCCAATCCGTCGGAATTAATTGTAAGTCAGGCTTTTGAGCAGATGCTGCAGCAACTTAAAGAAAGATACGATGTAATTATTCTGGATAGCCCGCCTGTAGGGTTAGTGACAGATGGTGTCCTGGTTATGGAAAAGGCGGATATTCCTCTCTATGTGTTTCGGGCCGATTATTCAAGAAGAAACTTTGTGAGAACTTTTAAAAAACTTCATAACACTAAGAAGTTCTCCAAGCTGGCCATTATCCTGAACGGCCTTTCCTCTACCGGAGATAGAAGCTATACGTACTCCAGATATGGTTATGGATATTTCAGTGAAGAAGAGGAGGAAAAAGGATTTCTGAAGAAGGTACAAAGTTTTTTTACCAGGCAGAAAGCTTAG